The following is a genomic window from Streptomyces sp. BHT-5-2.
CGTCATCGACACCAACCTCCACAGCGTCTTCCGGATGACCCGCGAGGTGCTGACCAGCGGCGGTATGCGCGACAAGAGCAGCGGGCGGATCATCAACATCGCCTCCACGGCGGGCAAGCAGGGCGTCGTCCTCGGCGCCCCCTACTCCGCGTCCAAGCACGGGGTGGTCGGCTTCACCAAGGCGCTGGGCAACGAGCTGGCGCCCACCGGCATCACCGTCAACGCGGTCTGCCCGGGCTACGTCGAGACGCCGATGGCGCAGCGCGTGCGGCAGGGCTACGCCGCCGCCTACGACACCGACGAGGCGCAGATCCTCCAGAAGTTCCAGGCCAAGATCCCGCTCGGCCGCTACTCCACCCCCGAAGAGGTCGCCGGCCTCGTGGGCTACCTGGTCACCGACACGGCCGCCTCGATCACCGCCCAGGCCCTCAACGTCTGCGGCGGCCTGGGCAACTTCTGACCCGGCCGGGCCCACCGCCCGGCACCCGGAACACCGCCGCCGCACGGAGCAGCCAAGAAGGAGACAGCACATGCCGCAGACCGCTCTGCGCGAAGTGGAGCACGACATCACGATCTCGGCCCCGGCCGCCGACGTCTACCGGCTGCTCGCCGAGGTCGGGAACTGGCCGCAGATCTTCCCGCCCACCATCCACGTCGAACAGCTGGAAAGCACCGGGAACCAGGAGCGCATCCGGATCTGGGCCAC
Proteins encoded in this region:
- a CDS encoding 3-oxoacyl-ACP reductase — translated: MSNHERRVALVTGGTSGIGLAVIRLLAAQHHRVYFCARSAENVAATVKELRAEGLEVDGTDCDVRSPDDVRRFVQAAVDRYGTVDILVNNAGRSGGGPTADITDELWLDVIDTNLHSVFRMTREVLTSGGMRDKSSGRIINIASTAGKQGVVLGAPYSASKHGVVGFTKALGNELAPTGITVNAVCPGYVETPMAQRVRQGYAAAYDTDEAQILQKFQAKIPLGRYSTPEEVAGLVGYLVTDTAASITAQALNVCGGLGNF